Proteins co-encoded in one Amaranthus tricolor cultivar Red isolate AtriRed21 chromosome 7, ASM2621246v1, whole genome shotgun sequence genomic window:
- the LOC130817513 gene encoding cationic amino acid transporter 2, vacuolar-like isoform X2 translates to MPSLLVGVHLLAVPIITLMFVLEKAWLIGWSLMLEYTIGGSAIARGISPNLVLLLGSSDSMPTFLSRQYIPALDVIIDPCAALLVLIVTMLLCLGIKESALAQAVVTSGNVFAMLFIIIAGGYLGFKTGWAGYELPKGYLPFGINGILAGSATVFFSYIGFDAVASAAEEVKNPKRDLPLGIAFSLLICCTLYMLVSVVVVGLIPYYELDPDTPISSAFSSQGMHWAAYIITIGASTALCASLLGSFLPQPRVLMAMARDGLLPSFFSDINPHTLVPVKSTIVTGALAAVIAFFMDVSQLAGMVSVGTLLSFTIVAISILIIRYVPPDEVPLPSSLQVPAFVGSLECTDIVEEVDGENSEKHVGTSRDEIQPLLCYGNLDAGHPLIIKQSTECRTASHDDKRRKIAGWTILLTCIGAFLLSMAASYVGLPSIPRFTLCAVGAALLISSLVVLSCINQDEARHSFGHAGGFLCPLIPLVPVASIFFNTYLLVNLGVATWVRVLVWLIIGVVIYALYGRNHSSLRGAVYVPAKNADMIFRSLCCQA, encoded by the exons GTCTTGCTACTTGGAAGTAGTGATAGCATGCCTACATTTCTAAGCCGTCAATATATTCCTGCTCTTGATGTTATTATTGACCCTTGTGCGGCACTCCTTGTATTAATTGTCACTATGCTTTTGTGTCTTGGAATCAAAGAG AGTGCATTAGCGCAAGCAGTTGTGACGTCTGGAAATGTATTTGCTatgctttttattattatagccGGAGGATACCTAGGTTTCAAAACTGGATGGGCTGGCTATGAGCTTCCTAAAGG GTACTTACCCTTTGGCATAAATGGTATCTTAGCTGGATCTGCTACTGTTTTTTTCTCTTACATTGGTTTTGATGCTGTTGCAAGTGCAGCAGAAGAG GTGAAGAATCCAAAACGAGATTTACCATTGGGTATAGCTTTTTCATTGTTAATATGCTGTACATTGTACATGCTAGTttctgttgttgttgttggtcTGATACCATATTATGAACTTGACCCGGACACTCCTATTTCTTCTGCTTTTTCTAGCCAAGGGATGCATTGGGCAGC GTATATAATCACTATTGGTGCATCGACAGCGTTGTGTGCTTCTCTGTTAGGTTCATTTCTTCCACAG ccTCGAGTCCTCATGGCGATGGCTAGAGATGGCTTGCTACCCTCTTTTTTCTCAGACATTAATCCACATACACTCGTTCCAGTGAAGAGTACAATTGTCACCGGAGCTTTGGCTGCAGTTATAGCCTTCTTCATGGATGTTTCACAGCTGGCAGGAATG GTTAGTGTAGGGACTCTTTTGTCGTTCACCATTGTTGCCATATCTATTCTGATAATCAGATATGTTCCACCGGATGAAGTTCCGCTTCCATCATCTCTTCAAGTGCCAGCATTTGTGGGTTCATTAGAGTGTACGGATATTGTTGAGGAGGTTGATGGGGAAAATAGTGAAAAGCATGTCGGCACCTCCAGGGATGAGATACAACCTCTACTTTGCTATGGGAACTTAGACGCTGGACATCCTTTGATCATAAAGCAATCAACTGAATGCAGAA CTGCCTCACATGATGATAAGAGGCGAAAAATTGCTGGCTGGACCATATTGCTCACATGTATTGGGGCATTTCTCCTCTCTATGGCAGCTTCATATGTGGGGCTTCCCAG TATCCCTCGATTCACATTATGTGCTGTAGGCGCTGCTCTTCTTATATCTAGTTTGGTAGTTCTCTCTTGCATCAATCAAGATGAGGCAAGGCACAGTTTTGGCCATGCTGGAG GCTTCCTTTGTCCGTTAATTCCTCTTGTACCCGTCGCTTCCATTTTCTTCAACACATACTTGCTGGTGAATCTTGG TGTTGCAACTTGGGTGCGAGTGCTTGTATGGTTGATAATCGGAGTGGTTATATATGCGTTATACGGGAGAAACCATAGTTCACTCCGAGGTGCGGTTTATGTGCCTGCAAAGAACGCAGATATGATCTTCCGCAGTTTGTGCTGTCAAGCCTAA